From the Myxococcales bacterium genome, one window contains:
- a CDS encoding C-type lectin domain-containing protein, translating into MRYLALIVLASCAFDPRAATGTLDAATIDGPGDGGATPDADLDAAAVDAAPDAQVIDAQVIDAQVIDAQVIDAQPIDAQPIDARPIDAQPIDAQPIDAQPIDAQPRCVGYQAVTGAPATSRYRRVNTLTLWTSAAADCRSDGGYLVIPETTGEATAVYSFVNPNGSSPFYWAGISDPQRDGIWTTVENQTFANPPFAPGQPNARMGEIYVLVSSSGQFYDWFDNGTQEYACECIP; encoded by the coding sequence ATGCGGTACCTCGCCCTGATCGTCCTGGCCTCGTGCGCATTCGATCCGCGCGCCGCCACGGGGACCCTGGACGCCGCGACGATCGACGGCCCGGGCGACGGCGGCGCAACGCCCGACGCCGACCTGGACGCGGCGGCGGTCGATGCGGCGCCTGACGCCCAGGTGATCGACGCGCAGGTGATCGACGCCCAGGTGATCGACGCCCAGGTGATCGATGCCCAGCCGATCGACGCCCAGCCGATCGACGCCCGCCCGATCGACGCCCAGCCGATCGACGCCCAGCCGATCGACGCCCAGCCGATCGACGCCCAGCCGCGCTGTGTCGGCTATCAGGCGGTCACCGGGGCGCCGGCCACGTCACGGTATCGACGGGTCAATACGCTGACGCTGTGGACCAGCGCCGCGGCCGACTGCAGGTCGGACGGTGGCTACCTCGTCATCCCCGAGACGACCGGTGAAGCGACCGCGGTCTACAGCTTCGTGAATCCGAACGGCAGCTCGCCGTTCTACTGGGCCGGCATCTCCGATCCGCAGCGCGACGGTATCTGGACCACGGTCGAGAACCAGACCTTCGCGAATCCACCGTTCGCGCCCGGGCAGCCCAACGCGCGCATGGGCGAGATCTACGTCCTGGTCAGCAGCAGCGGACAGTTCTACGACTGGTTCGACAACGGCACCCAGGAGTACGCGTGCGAGTGCATCCCGTGA
- the msrA gene encoding peptide-methionine (S)-S-oxide reductase MsrA: MSVRSWSMVTSRRAVLVALVLLGACDRGGERATPTARPAPADPSAPAGPAPEPITPAAGPGHEVAILAGGCFWGMEELLRQVDGVVDTEVGYIGGDPATARYDLVHRGDTGHAESVKVEFDPARLSYEVLLQRWYFRMHDPTTLDRQGNDRGSQYRSTIFYTTAAQRSTALAVRARVDASGVWPTPVVTTVEPASVFTAAEADHQDYLQANPDGYTCHFLRE, from the coding sequence ATGTCGGTGCGTAGCTGGTCCATGGTCACCTCGCGCCGCGCGGTCCTCGTCGCGCTGGTCCTCCTTGGCGCGTGCGACCGCGGCGGTGAGCGTGCGACGCCGACGGCGCGACCGGCGCCGGCGGATCCGTCGGCCCCCGCCGGGCCGGCGCCCGAGCCGATCACCCCGGCGGCGGGGCCGGGCCACGAGGTCGCGATCCTCGCCGGCGGGTGCTTCTGGGGCATGGAGGAGCTGCTGCGGCAGGTCGACGGCGTCGTCGACACCGAGGTCGGCTACATCGGGGGCGATCCCGCGACCGCGCGCTACGACCTCGTCCACCGCGGCGACACCGGCCACGCCGAGTCGGTCAAGGTCGAGTTCGATCCGGCCCGGCTCAGCTACGAGGTCCTGCTCCAGCGCTGGTACTTCCGCATGCACGACCCGACCACGCTCGATCGCCAGGGCAACGATCGCGGCTCGCAGTACCGCTCGACGATCTTCTACACGACCGCGGCCCAGCGCTCGACCGCGCTGGCGGTGCGGGCCCGGGTCGACGCCAGCGGGGTCTGGCCGACGCCGGTCGTCACCACCGTCGAGCCGGCCAGCGTGTTCACCGCGGCCGAGGCCGACCATCAGGACTACCTGCAGGCCAACCCCGACGGGTACACCTGCCACTTCCTGCGCGAGTGA
- a CDS encoding NAD-binding protein, whose translation MRRSSRRLLVLVAALPVTLVLLAFLYMLGMAHLEGKERGFWQALEWAGETVTTTGYGADSGWTHPVMVVFTVVTQFVGVFMTFLVFPVFLIPFFEERFEGRLPTKLPTRAGTVLVYRWGPAVATLVDELTRERVPVVILENDLAIARRIRDRGHTVVHGDLDLDDDVLGELRGVRGIVANGQDHQNAVLTLSARQRGFKGPIVALVETPSRRAPMMRAGATAVFTPRHALAAALAAKASVKISPRVTGERRLGKALEIAEVRVHRGSALVGTTLATANLRGETGATIIGKWIGGELDAPPSPTQPMEVGTILVAAGSRDAIARLGELATPVARTGRFLILGNDETGRKVAEFLRDAGEEVTVIDDQPGAGVDVVGDILDPELLRRAGIAGAQAVLLVMESDSETTFAAAVVRDLVSDAAVIASVDNADHVARVHRAGADFVLSIGQVAGQLLSFQILGEEAVTLQPEIKLVKTLAGALAGQRLRAAKVRERTGCLVIAVERTDEVVVDFPGDFVIGADDVVYISGTPATIAQYFETFAGTRP comes from the coding sequence ATGCGACGCTCGAGTCGACGCCTGCTGGTGCTGGTCGCGGCGCTGCCCGTGACGCTGGTCCTGCTGGCGTTCCTCTACATGCTCGGGATGGCGCACCTCGAGGGCAAGGAGCGCGGCTTCTGGCAGGCGCTCGAGTGGGCCGGCGAGACCGTGACCACGACCGGCTACGGCGCCGACTCGGGCTGGACTCACCCGGTGATGGTCGTGTTCACGGTCGTGACCCAGTTCGTCGGCGTGTTCATGACCTTCCTGGTCTTCCCTGTGTTCCTGATCCCGTTCTTCGAGGAGCGGTTCGAGGGACGCCTGCCGACCAAGCTGCCGACCCGCGCCGGCACCGTGCTGGTCTACCGCTGGGGCCCGGCGGTCGCGACCTTGGTCGACGAGCTGACCCGCGAGCGGGTCCCGGTGGTGATCCTCGAGAACGACCTGGCGATCGCCCGCCGCATCCGCGATCGCGGCCACACGGTCGTCCACGGCGATCTCGATCTCGACGACGACGTCCTCGGTGAGCTGCGCGGCGTCCGCGGCATCGTCGCGAACGGCCAGGATCACCAGAACGCGGTGCTGACGCTGAGCGCGCGCCAGCGCGGCTTCAAGGGGCCGATCGTCGCGCTGGTCGAGACCCCGAGCCGGCGCGCGCCGATGATGCGCGCCGGGGCCACCGCGGTGTTCACGCCGCGCCACGCCCTCGCGGCCGCGCTCGCAGCCAAGGCCAGCGTGAAGATCAGCCCGCGCGTCACCGGCGAGCGCCGCCTGGGCAAGGCCCTCGAGATCGCCGAGGTCCGCGTGCACCGCGGCAGCGCGCTGGTCGGCACGACCCTGGCGACCGCCAACCTGCGCGGCGAGACCGGCGCCACGATCATCGGCAAGTGGATCGGCGGTGAGCTCGACGCGCCGCCGTCCCCGACCCAGCCGATGGAGGTCGGGACGATCCTGGTCGCCGCGGGCAGCCGCGACGCGATCGCGCGGCTGGGCGAGCTGGCGACGCCGGTGGCGCGCACCGGCCGGTTCTTGATCCTCGGCAACGACGAGACCGGCCGCAAGGTCGCCGAGTTCCTGCGCGACGCCGGCGAGGAGGTCACGGTCATCGACGATCAGCCCGGCGCCGGCGTCGACGTGGTCGGCGACATCCTCGATCCTGAGCTGCTCCGCCGCGCGGGCATCGCCGGGGCGCAGGCGGTGCTGCTGGTCATGGAGAGCGACAGCGAGACCACGTTCGCCGCGGCCGTCGTCCGCGATCTGGTCAGCGACGCCGCGGTGATCGCCAGCGTCGACAACGCCGACCACGTCGCCCGGGTCCACCGCGCAGGCGCCGACTTCGTCCTGTCGATCGGGCAGGTCGCGGGTCAGCTGCTGTCGTTCCAGATCCTGGGCGAGGAGGCCGTGACCCTGCAGCCCGAGATCAAGCTGGTCAAGACCCTGGCCGGCGCCCTGGCCGGGCAACGCCTGCGCGCCGCGAAGGTGCGCGAGCGCACCGGGTGCCTGGTGATCGCGGTCGAGCGGACCGACGAGGTCGTCGTCGACTTCCCGGGCGACTTCGTGATCGGCGCCGACGACGTCGTCTACATCAGCGGCACGCCGGCCACGATCGCCCAGTACTTCGAGACGTTCGCCGGAACCCGCCCGTGA
- a CDS encoding VOC family protein has product MLVPCVWLDDQAEAAAALYTELFPGGRTTAVARYPEATDNPSGRPRGSVLTIEVELAGQRCTLLNGGPMFTLNPSLSLFVQLDDSTAARRLFGRLAEGGEVRMPLDQYPWSPCYGWVQDRFGVSWQVITGRRAPAGDTIVPCLMFAGAQHGRAEEALRRYAAIFPDGRVDSLEPYGPDEGPAGTLKHGRCTLAGHELVAMDSHLAHDVAFNEALSLQVMCADQAEVDRCWDALVDGGTPGPCGWLKDRFGVSWQVVPSAIAAWMAGPDTAARDRAFAAMLTMGKLDVAALERAFTGA; this is encoded by the coding sequence ATGCTCGTGCCGTGCGTCTGGCTCGACGATCAAGCCGAGGCGGCCGCGGCGCTCTACACCGAGCTCTTCCCGGGCGGCCGGACGACCGCGGTGGCGCGCTACCCCGAGGCCACCGACAACCCCAGCGGCCGGCCGCGCGGCAGCGTGCTCACCATCGAGGTCGAGCTCGCCGGGCAGCGCTGCACCTTGCTCAACGGCGGCCCGATGTTCACGCTCAACCCGAGCCTCTCGCTGTTCGTGCAGCTCGACGACAGCACAGCTGCCCGTCGACTGTTCGGTCGGCTCGCCGAGGGAGGCGAGGTGCGGATGCCGCTCGACCAGTACCCGTGGAGCCCGTGCTACGGCTGGGTCCAGGATCGGTTCGGCGTGTCGTGGCAGGTGATCACCGGCCGGCGCGCGCCCGCCGGCGACACGATCGTCCCGTGCCTGATGTTCGCGGGCGCCCAGCACGGTCGGGCCGAGGAGGCGCTGCGCCGGTACGCCGCGATCTTCCCCGACGGCCGCGTCGACAGCCTCGAGCCGTACGGGCCCGACGAGGGCCCCGCCGGCACGCTCAAGCACGGGCGCTGCACGCTCGCCGGGCACGAGCTGGTGGCGATGGACAGCCACCTCGCCCACGACGTCGCGTTCAACGAGGCGCTGTCGCTGCAGGTGATGTGCGCCGATCAGGCCGAGGTCGATCGCTGCTGGGACGCGCTGGTCGACGGCGGCACGCCTGGCCCGTGCGGCTGGTTGAAGGATCGGTTCGGCGTGTCGTGGCAGGTCGTGCCGAGCGCGATCGCCGCGTGGATGGCCGGCCCCGACACCGCCGCGCGCGACCGCGCGTTCGCGGCGATGCTGACGATGGGCAAGCTCGACGTCGCCGCGCTCGAGCGCGCCTTCACCGGCGCGTGA